A stretch of Paenibacillus sp. URB8-2 DNA encodes these proteins:
- a CDS encoding Dabb family protein, which yields MYEHLVVFKFNTDITPAKQQELLDQLLDFRNRIPGISDLTAGINVTEETENIHGYTLGLRVTFKDLESLRSYGPHPLHQEFVKSLDGILQNVIVVDYPKV from the coding sequence ATGTACGAACATCTTGTCGTATTTAAATTCAATACTGACATTACACCCGCCAAGCAACAGGAGCTTCTGGATCAACTGCTCGATTTTCGGAATCGTATCCCGGGAATTTCCGATCTGACAGCAGGCATTAACGTAACTGAAGAAACGGAAAACATTCATGGCTACACGCTCGGATTAAGGGTTACGTTCAAAGACCTGGAGTCGCTGCGCTCTTATGGACCGCATCCCCTCCATCAAGAGTTTGTGAAATCGCTGGACGGTATATTGCAAAATGTGATAGTGGTCGATTACCCCAAGGTTTAG